From the Deinococcus sonorensis KR-87 genome, the window GGCAGGACAACCGCGCCGTGCCCAGCAGCTCCTTCTCGCTCAGCTTGTCATGCTCGGCCTGGGTCATGCGCTCCGGCTCGCCGGCGCTGAACTCCACCCGGCAGGTGGTGCAGCGGGCCTGTCCGCCACAGCGGTGCAGCACGTCCACGCCGCCGCGCTCCAGCGCTAGCACCAGCCGCTCCTGAGGGTCCGCCTGAATGTCGCCATATCCGGTCACGGTGAGGGTGGGCATGCCGGGAGTGTAGCGCGGCGCGGCCGCACGGCACGAAAAAACCGCCCTTTCAGGCGGTGAATGAACAGAGTATAGCGTGATATGCACGGCTGATCAAGCCTATTCAGACGGACCGTGAGGTTTCAGCGGGCCGAGACGCACAGGGTGGCGTATGGAGCTCTGACGAGAGGAAGCTGGACTCCCAGCACCTGGACCCCGACCAAACGCATGGAG encodes:
- a CDS encoding 2Fe-2S iron-sulfur cluster-binding protein, with the translated sequence MPTLTVTGYGDIQADPQERLVLALERGGVDVLHRCGGQARCTTCRVEFSAGEPERMTQAEHDKLSEKELLGTARLSCQMLCDHDMTLTPLMTVQSSGLEAGKAPAPTIEPEPVWMDAPSA